The region ATTAACACTATAAACATCCTCTGCAGTCAACTTAAAGCCCATCTTTTGCATTTGGTCTATATTCTTACCAATAAGCATTGGAAGCCACATTCCCTCATCGGCAAAAGAATTAATGGCGACAACCGCCATAAGCAAAAAAGTAGAAACAATCTTTCTCATGCTCTGTATTTTAATTATTTCAAAAATTTAATCAATTCATTATGCAAACGTTGAACGGGCAGCCCCATTACATTAAAATACGAACCCTCAATTTTTTCAATCCCCACAAATCCAATCCATTCCTGTATCCCATAAGCTCCGGCCTTATCGTAAGGGCTATACCTATTTACATAGTAGTTAATTTCATCGTCAGTAATATTGCGGAAATACACATCGGTTTGTGAACTAAAACACATAGATTTTGATTTTACTGATAAGCAAACTCCTGTTATCACTGTATGTTTATTTCCAGATAACTGTTGAAGAATTTTAAACGCATCACTATAATCAAAAGGTTTCCCAAGAATAGCTCCATCGCAAATTACAATAGTATCGCAGGTAATAAGAATTATATCGTTGGTTAGCCGATCGGTAAAAAAAGAAGCCTTATGCTTGGCTAAATACATTGGAACCTGATCAACTGACAAATCACTGGGATACGATTCGTTATCATGATTAGTTTGCCAAACCTCAAAATCAACATCAAGACCTTTAAGCAATTCCTGTCTTCGAGGTGAATTTGAAGCAAGAACCAACCGTTTACCTTTTAGTATATCGTTTAATAACATCGTTATAGTATCAACCAACGGAAAACCAAAGTATAAAGTAAACCAAAAAGCATTACATACTTACACAGCCGACTAGCCTTATGATAATCGGATTTGTTTTGAGCCAATAGCAACATCACAAAAAGTGCAAAAATTGGAATCAATATAAAAACAATGAAGTACGTAAAGGTATAGTAATCAAATCTTCCGGAAGGAAGAAATCGCATATAGCTGGCAAAGAGGTATATCAGAATA is a window of Tenuifilaceae bacterium CYCD DNA encoding:
- a CDS encoding Maf-like protein — translated: MLLNDILKGKRLVLASNSPRRQELLKGLDVDFEVWQTNHDNESYPSDLSVDQVPMYLAKHKASFFTDRLTNDIILITCDTIVICDGAILGKPFDYSDAFKILQQLSGNKHTVITGVCLSVKSKSMCFSSQTDVYFRNITDDEINYYVNRYSPYDKAGAYGIQEWIGFVGIEKIEGSYFNVMGLPVQRLHNELIKFLK